One window of the Anopheles aquasalis chromosome X, idAnoAquaMG_Q_19, whole genome shotgun sequence genome contains the following:
- the LOC126569182 gene encoding uncharacterized protein LOC126569182 isoform X1 produces MKNVRAAATAAAAAAPEATLSPDGSFTDETGARPVGKATVPSARDKSRNSQDLTSSQSTLESYARLTRNSEGSDYSWTRQPRSARASDNIIEERNPTTKDDSSPTDHSATQRELMSIHSSDSESHRTTTSSGTSVILDSTTDNQTSLLQVVHDDLELSALAATAGDSYAFATKKGAHVYHGKQHHNRHRRLSDGLPGVGESYGRGGGTQYAVGGTRDLDGGAPQISCTSLSAIMEAIKDSTELINRTISEKMRDSEPMSRPRSAVSSSNSLPTASRFHSLGPHSPSPSVHASLQGGSAFHQSYSPGVISDMVREIRENSRVREEAFMANVRSIMEDRSWMQNETLTRLTRDVEDLKRGFQSVRTDVDGMKSTLDVMRSEVANFGLQMNYLIAQHQQLAHAPPNYTTTSNLTHGQPTPPLPPIVVGGLTIRRGLDNSCLQQQQKQQQQQLQKQQKQAQQPPHHTFYPAATPARLSMPPVPPDDITGKYGAKPGGSTVYEMVPNATNHNPPSSPRAGLLVREDVSTIVLDDDCTSDNDCSPIVVGDLIIRRTMDHSCLQQQQQQPPHHHFYPAAATTARLSMPPVPPDDITGEYGAKPGGSTVYATNHNQGQGQGLDELRGLYEEQIAALTRRTLSLQGELELSKRSGRNGHTSPPDSLPNSGRPGPVGTTVQAGTSSHGMVSPRDNLPYLQMLTGPVTDL; encoded by the exons ATGAAGAACgtaagagcagcagcaacagcagcagcagcagcagcaccggaggcGACCCTCTCCCCTGATGGAAGCTTTACCGATG AAACCGGGGCTCGTCCGGTGGGTAAAGCAACTGTACCATCGGCCAGAGATAAATCCCGAAATAGT CAGGACCTCACCAGCAGCCAATCGACTTTGGAGAGTTACGCAAGGCTAACACGCAATTCGGAGGGTTCGGATTACTCGTGGACGAGGCAGCCTCGGTCCGCGCGCGCTTCCGATAACATAATCGAGGAGAGAAATCCAACCACCAAAGACGACAGCTCACCAACTGACCATTCAGCAACGCAGCG CGAGCTCATGTCTATTCACTCGTCCGATAGTGAATCCCACCGAACGACGACCAGCAGCGGCACGTCCGTCATACTCGATTCTACCACCGACAACCAAACGTCCCTGCTGCAGGTCGTTCACGATGACCTCGAGCTGAGCGCTCTGGCGGCTACGGCTGGTGACTCATACGCCTTCGCAACCAAGAAAGGGGCACACGTTTATCACGgcaagcagcaccacaaccggcACCGCCGCCTATCAGACGGTCTGCCCGGTGTAGGGGAAAGTTATGGCCGAGGAGGAGGCACCCAGTACGCCGTCGGTGGCACACGCGATCTGGACGGGGGAGCACCACAAATCAGCTGCACGTCGCTCTCCGCCATCATGGAGGCCATCAAGGATTCGACGGAATTGATTAATCGCACCATCAGCGAAAAGATGC GAGATTCGGAACCGATGAGTCGACCGAGGAGcgcggtcagcagcagtaacagtcTGCCGACGGCCTCGCGCTTTCACAGTCTGGGCCCTCACAGTCCGTCGCCGTCTGTGCACGCATCCCTGCAGGGTGGTAGTGCATTCCATCAGTCGTACAGCCCGGGCGTCATCTCCGATATGGTGCGCGAGATACGGGAAAATTCACGCGTCCGCGAGGAAGCCTTCATGGCCAACGTGCGCTCGATCATGGAGGATCGCTCCTGGATGCAGAACGAAACGCTGACCCGGCTGACGCGAGACGTGGAGGACCTGAAGCGCGGCTTCCAGTCGGTGCGCACGGACGTGGACGGCATGAAGTCGACGCTCGATGTTATGCGGTCGGAGGTGGCAAACTTCGGGCTTCAGATGAACTACCTGAtagcgcagcaccagcagctggcgcACGCACCTCCCAActataccaccaccagcaaccttACCCACGGTCAACCGACACCTCCACTCCCGCCGATCGTTGTAGGCGGTTTGACAATACGCCGGGGCTTGGATAATTCgtgtctgcagcagcagcagaagcagcaacagcagcagctgcagaagcagcagaagcaggcgCAGCAACCGCCGCATCACACCTTTTACCCGGCTGCTACTCCTGCGCGGCTATCAATGCCGCCGGTACCACCGGATGACATTACCGGCAAGTATGGTGCCAAGCCGGGGGGATCCACCGTCTACGAGATGGTACCCAACGCCACAAACCACAATCCACCCTCCTCACCACGGGCCGGCTTGCTGGTGCGCGAGGACGTAAGCACGATCGTCCTCGATGACGACTGCACCAGCGATAACGATTGCTCGCCGATCGTTGTTGGCGATTTAATAATACGCCGGACCATGGATCATTCgtgtctgcagcagcagcagcagcaaccgccgcATCACCACTTCTATCCGGCGGCTGCTACTACTGCGCGGCTATCAATGCCGCCGGTACCACCAGATGACATTACCGGCGAGTATGGTGCCAAGCCGGGGGGATCCACCGTCTAtgccacaaaccacaaccagGGCCAGGGTCAGGGCCTGGACGAGTTGCGGGGCCTGTACGAGGAACAAATTGCGGCTCTCACCCGCCGTACCCTCTCGCTGCAGGGCGAACTCGAACTCAGTAAGAGAAGCGGACGGAATGGACACACGTCGCCTCCCGATTCGTTGCCAAATTCGGGCCGCCCAGGGCCGGTTGGCACAACCGTACAGGCCGGTACGAGTTCGCACGGTATGGTTTCACCCCGGGATAACCTGCCGTACCTCCAGATGCTGACCGGACCGGTGACGGACCTTTAA
- the LOC126569182 gene encoding uncharacterized protein LOC126569182 isoform X2 — protein MKNVRAAATAAAAAAPEATLSPDGSFTDETGARPVGKATVPSARDKSRNSDLTSSQSTLESYARLTRNSEGSDYSWTRQPRSARASDNIIEERNPTTKDDSSPTDHSATQRELMSIHSSDSESHRTTTSSGTSVILDSTTDNQTSLLQVVHDDLELSALAATAGDSYAFATKKGAHVYHGKQHHNRHRRLSDGLPGVGESYGRGGGTQYAVGGTRDLDGGAPQISCTSLSAIMEAIKDSTELINRTISEKMRDSEPMSRPRSAVSSSNSLPTASRFHSLGPHSPSPSVHASLQGGSAFHQSYSPGVISDMVREIRENSRVREEAFMANVRSIMEDRSWMQNETLTRLTRDVEDLKRGFQSVRTDVDGMKSTLDVMRSEVANFGLQMNYLIAQHQQLAHAPPNYTTTSNLTHGQPTPPLPPIVVGGLTIRRGLDNSCLQQQQKQQQQQLQKQQKQAQQPPHHTFYPAATPARLSMPPVPPDDITGKYGAKPGGSTVYEMVPNATNHNPPSSPRAGLLVREDVSTIVLDDDCTSDNDCSPIVVGDLIIRRTMDHSCLQQQQQQPPHHHFYPAAATTARLSMPPVPPDDITGEYGAKPGGSTVYATNHNQGQGQGLDELRGLYEEQIAALTRRTLSLQGELELSKRSGRNGHTSPPDSLPNSGRPGPVGTTVQAGTSSHGMVSPRDNLPYLQMLTGPVTDL, from the exons ATGAAGAACgtaagagcagcagcaacagcagcagcagcagcagcaccggaggcGACCCTCTCCCCTGATGGAAGCTTTACCGATG AAACCGGGGCTCGTCCGGTGGGTAAAGCAACTGTACCATCGGCCAGAGATAAATCCCGAAATAGT GACCTCACCAGCAGCCAATCGACTTTGGAGAGTTACGCAAGGCTAACACGCAATTCGGAGGGTTCGGATTACTCGTGGACGAGGCAGCCTCGGTCCGCGCGCGCTTCCGATAACATAATCGAGGAGAGAAATCCAACCACCAAAGACGACAGCTCACCAACTGACCATTCAGCAACGCAGCG CGAGCTCATGTCTATTCACTCGTCCGATAGTGAATCCCACCGAACGACGACCAGCAGCGGCACGTCCGTCATACTCGATTCTACCACCGACAACCAAACGTCCCTGCTGCAGGTCGTTCACGATGACCTCGAGCTGAGCGCTCTGGCGGCTACGGCTGGTGACTCATACGCCTTCGCAACCAAGAAAGGGGCACACGTTTATCACGgcaagcagcaccacaaccggcACCGCCGCCTATCAGACGGTCTGCCCGGTGTAGGGGAAAGTTATGGCCGAGGAGGAGGCACCCAGTACGCCGTCGGTGGCACACGCGATCTGGACGGGGGAGCACCACAAATCAGCTGCACGTCGCTCTCCGCCATCATGGAGGCCATCAAGGATTCGACGGAATTGATTAATCGCACCATCAGCGAAAAGATGC GAGATTCGGAACCGATGAGTCGACCGAGGAGcgcggtcagcagcagtaacagtcTGCCGACGGCCTCGCGCTTTCACAGTCTGGGCCCTCACAGTCCGTCGCCGTCTGTGCACGCATCCCTGCAGGGTGGTAGTGCATTCCATCAGTCGTACAGCCCGGGCGTCATCTCCGATATGGTGCGCGAGATACGGGAAAATTCACGCGTCCGCGAGGAAGCCTTCATGGCCAACGTGCGCTCGATCATGGAGGATCGCTCCTGGATGCAGAACGAAACGCTGACCCGGCTGACGCGAGACGTGGAGGACCTGAAGCGCGGCTTCCAGTCGGTGCGCACGGACGTGGACGGCATGAAGTCGACGCTCGATGTTATGCGGTCGGAGGTGGCAAACTTCGGGCTTCAGATGAACTACCTGAtagcgcagcaccagcagctggcgcACGCACCTCCCAActataccaccaccagcaaccttACCCACGGTCAACCGACACCTCCACTCCCGCCGATCGTTGTAGGCGGTTTGACAATACGCCGGGGCTTGGATAATTCgtgtctgcagcagcagcagaagcagcaacagcagcagctgcagaagcagcagaagcaggcgCAGCAACCGCCGCATCACACCTTTTACCCGGCTGCTACTCCTGCGCGGCTATCAATGCCGCCGGTACCACCGGATGACATTACCGGCAAGTATGGTGCCAAGCCGGGGGGATCCACCGTCTACGAGATGGTACCCAACGCCACAAACCACAATCCACCCTCCTCACCACGGGCCGGCTTGCTGGTGCGCGAGGACGTAAGCACGATCGTCCTCGATGACGACTGCACCAGCGATAACGATTGCTCGCCGATCGTTGTTGGCGATTTAATAATACGCCGGACCATGGATCATTCgtgtctgcagcagcagcagcagcaaccgccgcATCACCACTTCTATCCGGCGGCTGCTACTACTGCGCGGCTATCAATGCCGCCGGTACCACCAGATGACATTACCGGCGAGTATGGTGCCAAGCCGGGGGGATCCACCGTCTAtgccacaaaccacaaccagGGCCAGGGTCAGGGCCTGGACGAGTTGCGGGGCCTGTACGAGGAACAAATTGCGGCTCTCACCCGCCGTACCCTCTCGCTGCAGGGCGAACTCGAACTCAGTAAGAGAAGCGGACGGAATGGACACACGTCGCCTCCCGATTCGTTGCCAAATTCGGGCCGCCCAGGGCCGGTTGGCACAACCGTACAGGCCGGTACGAGTTCGCACGGTATGGTTTCACCCCGGGATAACCTGCCGTACCTCCAGATGCTGACCGGACCGGTGACGGACCTTTAA
- the LOC126569182 gene encoding uncharacterized protein LOC126569182 isoform X3 yields MKNVRAAATAAAAAAPEATLSPDGSFTDETGARPVGKATVPSARDKSRNSQDLTSSQSTLESYARLTRNSEGSDYSWTRQPRSARASDNIIEERNPTTKDDSSPTDHSATQRESHRTTTSSGTSVILDSTTDNQTSLLQVVHDDLELSALAATAGDSYAFATKKGAHVYHGKQHHNRHRRLSDGLPGVGESYGRGGGTQYAVGGTRDLDGGAPQISCTSLSAIMEAIKDSTELINRTISEKMRDSEPMSRPRSAVSSSNSLPTASRFHSLGPHSPSPSVHASLQGGSAFHQSYSPGVISDMVREIRENSRVREEAFMANVRSIMEDRSWMQNETLTRLTRDVEDLKRGFQSVRTDVDGMKSTLDVMRSEVANFGLQMNYLIAQHQQLAHAPPNYTTTSNLTHGQPTPPLPPIVVGGLTIRRGLDNSCLQQQQKQQQQQLQKQQKQAQQPPHHTFYPAATPARLSMPPVPPDDITGKYGAKPGGSTVYEMVPNATNHNPPSSPRAGLLVREDVSTIVLDDDCTSDNDCSPIVVGDLIIRRTMDHSCLQQQQQQPPHHHFYPAAATTARLSMPPVPPDDITGEYGAKPGGSTVYATNHNQGQGQGLDELRGLYEEQIAALTRRTLSLQGELELSKRSGRNGHTSPPDSLPNSGRPGPVGTTVQAGTSSHGMVSPRDNLPYLQMLTGPVTDL; encoded by the exons ATGAAGAACgtaagagcagcagcaacagcagcagcagcagcagcaccggaggcGACCCTCTCCCCTGATGGAAGCTTTACCGATG AAACCGGGGCTCGTCCGGTGGGTAAAGCAACTGTACCATCGGCCAGAGATAAATCCCGAAATAGT CAGGACCTCACCAGCAGCCAATCGACTTTGGAGAGTTACGCAAGGCTAACACGCAATTCGGAGGGTTCGGATTACTCGTGGACGAGGCAGCCTCGGTCCGCGCGCGCTTCCGATAACATAATCGAGGAGAGAAATCCAACCACCAAAGACGACAGCTCACCAACTGACCATTCAGCAACGCAGCG TGAATCCCACCGAACGACGACCAGCAGCGGCACGTCCGTCATACTCGATTCTACCACCGACAACCAAACGTCCCTGCTGCAGGTCGTTCACGATGACCTCGAGCTGAGCGCTCTGGCGGCTACGGCTGGTGACTCATACGCCTTCGCAACCAAGAAAGGGGCACACGTTTATCACGgcaagcagcaccacaaccggcACCGCCGCCTATCAGACGGTCTGCCCGGTGTAGGGGAAAGTTATGGCCGAGGAGGAGGCACCCAGTACGCCGTCGGTGGCACACGCGATCTGGACGGGGGAGCACCACAAATCAGCTGCACGTCGCTCTCCGCCATCATGGAGGCCATCAAGGATTCGACGGAATTGATTAATCGCACCATCAGCGAAAAGATGC GAGATTCGGAACCGATGAGTCGACCGAGGAGcgcggtcagcagcagtaacagtcTGCCGACGGCCTCGCGCTTTCACAGTCTGGGCCCTCACAGTCCGTCGCCGTCTGTGCACGCATCCCTGCAGGGTGGTAGTGCATTCCATCAGTCGTACAGCCCGGGCGTCATCTCCGATATGGTGCGCGAGATACGGGAAAATTCACGCGTCCGCGAGGAAGCCTTCATGGCCAACGTGCGCTCGATCATGGAGGATCGCTCCTGGATGCAGAACGAAACGCTGACCCGGCTGACGCGAGACGTGGAGGACCTGAAGCGCGGCTTCCAGTCGGTGCGCACGGACGTGGACGGCATGAAGTCGACGCTCGATGTTATGCGGTCGGAGGTGGCAAACTTCGGGCTTCAGATGAACTACCTGAtagcgcagcaccagcagctggcgcACGCACCTCCCAActataccaccaccagcaaccttACCCACGGTCAACCGACACCTCCACTCCCGCCGATCGTTGTAGGCGGTTTGACAATACGCCGGGGCTTGGATAATTCgtgtctgcagcagcagcagaagcagcaacagcagcagctgcagaagcagcagaagcaggcgCAGCAACCGCCGCATCACACCTTTTACCCGGCTGCTACTCCTGCGCGGCTATCAATGCCGCCGGTACCACCGGATGACATTACCGGCAAGTATGGTGCCAAGCCGGGGGGATCCACCGTCTACGAGATGGTACCCAACGCCACAAACCACAATCCACCCTCCTCACCACGGGCCGGCTTGCTGGTGCGCGAGGACGTAAGCACGATCGTCCTCGATGACGACTGCACCAGCGATAACGATTGCTCGCCGATCGTTGTTGGCGATTTAATAATACGCCGGACCATGGATCATTCgtgtctgcagcagcagcagcagcaaccgccgcATCACCACTTCTATCCGGCGGCTGCTACTACTGCGCGGCTATCAATGCCGCCGGTACCACCAGATGACATTACCGGCGAGTATGGTGCCAAGCCGGGGGGATCCACCGTCTAtgccacaaaccacaaccagGGCCAGGGTCAGGGCCTGGACGAGTTGCGGGGCCTGTACGAGGAACAAATTGCGGCTCTCACCCGCCGTACCCTCTCGCTGCAGGGCGAACTCGAACTCAGTAAGAGAAGCGGACGGAATGGACACACGTCGCCTCCCGATTCGTTGCCAAATTCGGGCCGCCCAGGGCCGGTTGGCACAACCGTACAGGCCGGTACGAGTTCGCACGGTATGGTTTCACCCCGGGATAACCTGCCGTACCTCCAGATGCTGACCGGACCGGTGACGGACCTTTAA